Proteins encoded together in one Streptomyces sp. B1I3 window:
- a CDS encoding S8 family serine peptidase, with protein sequence MTLSLSSVSGRARPARAGRRALLIATSVALVSGVMLPAAGSATAAPQPPAAGDRQAAPVRDHDITLVTGDVVHYSDGAGNQDTVTVDRPDGATGGVHVQQAGEDIYVLPDEASTLIAAGKLDRRLFNVTALAGMGYDDEHAGGIPLIATYPAGAARSLPAAPRGSRTVRHLESIHGAALKADKDDARAFWSDITRNGKSRALDDGIAKLWLDGRAEAVLKDSVPQVGAPQAWAAGYDGKGTTVAVLDTGIDATHPDVKDRIKLAKSFVPGEEVLDRNGHGTHVASTIAGSGAASDGANKGVAPAADLIVGKVLGDEGSGADSGIIEAMEWAKAEGADVVSMSLGSSIPDDGDDPMAQAVDALSADGGPLFVIAAGNAYGAGTIGSPGSAGKALTIAAVDKQDNRADFSSMGPLVRSYGLKPDLSAPGVGINAAASQAVPGISGMYQRMSGTSMATPHVAGAAAVLKQRHPDWSGQRIKDALMTSSEQLPAYTPYEQGTGRLDVKAAIDTTIEATGSVEVASYDWPHSASDPVAERTITYRNTGAQDVTLSLATGTDSAAYTLSTSTLTVPAGSTAQAVLSLDPSEVPNDTQFSGQVVAKDAAGETVAHTGFALNKEQELYDLTLKLRDRSGGPMDGNVVIAQLGDPNLGVVAVPGETTLRLPPGNYTAWTSVDIDGDRADSKAVAFLAAPETILDEPTTVTLDASKARKVTVRTPEETETRQLRYDMARTAPDGTVQRDAFQIPLAYDQLWASPTKKVTQGSFSFLTRWRQGEELIDLTADGHDVPVTVQNGSVVAEDSEQKLTGVFAGDGAAADYKGRSVKGKAVVVTRSDTVPPAERLANALAAGAKALFVVNDGRGVALESYVPYGEQTTIPVASVQKIAGETLIKAAQRGRKLSVDQKKFASYVYDLVDRHDGTIPDRSLAFAPSAGRLAKVENTFYGHKETPGAGYRYDIPDYGPGLGFEEYEKFPGIRTEWVSPLPGDSFWYENHSVLNAATSDTAAEMRSGELDYTAGRTYPAEWFAPVTRPRLGTGYWGPFRTVNNDMQFNITPWTDSGAGHSGSMPADEYDTTSYALYQGGTLLGKGAGRAGYAGNLSTGRLPYRLTIDSVRDGGTWKTSTRTHSSWEFESGALDADGPWQADIPMLQLDFDVDTDLAGDVDAGKWTEVGLSSGTQEWLEAAVSANKASLSVSYDDGQTWSAVQPRKGADGSWTARFRTPREGASFVSLKAHAEADGGLAVDQEIIRAFGLK encoded by the coding sequence ATGACACTTTCCCTCTCCTCCGTTTCCGGCCGGGCGAGACCCGCTCGCGCCGGACGCAGGGCTCTGCTCATAGCGACCTCGGTCGCCCTCGTGAGCGGCGTCATGCTCCCCGCGGCGGGCTCCGCCACCGCCGCTCCGCAACCGCCGGCCGCCGGGGACCGCCAGGCGGCCCCGGTCCGTGACCACGACATCACCCTCGTCACCGGTGACGTCGTCCACTACTCGGACGGCGCGGGCAACCAGGACACCGTCACGGTGGACCGACCCGACGGCGCGACGGGCGGGGTCCACGTGCAGCAGGCCGGGGAGGACATCTACGTCCTGCCCGACGAGGCGAGCACCCTCATCGCGGCGGGGAAGCTGGACCGCCGGCTCTTCAACGTCACCGCGCTGGCCGGGATGGGCTACGACGACGAGCACGCGGGCGGCATCCCGCTGATCGCCACCTACCCCGCGGGCGCGGCACGTTCGCTGCCCGCCGCGCCACGCGGCAGCAGGACGGTCCGGCATCTGGAGTCGATCCACGGTGCGGCACTGAAGGCCGACAAGGACGACGCCCGCGCCTTCTGGAGCGACATCACCCGGAACGGGAAGAGCCGCGCACTGGACGACGGCATCGCGAAACTGTGGCTCGACGGCCGGGCCGAGGCGGTGCTCAAGGACTCGGTCCCGCAGGTCGGCGCCCCGCAGGCGTGGGCGGCCGGCTACGACGGCAAGGGCACCACGGTCGCCGTCCTCGACACGGGCATCGACGCCACCCACCCGGACGTCAAGGACCGGATCAAACTGGCGAAGAGCTTCGTCCCCGGCGAAGAGGTCCTCGACAGGAACGGTCACGGTACGCACGTCGCCTCCACCATCGCCGGGTCCGGCGCCGCATCGGACGGCGCCAACAAGGGCGTCGCCCCCGCCGCCGACCTGATCGTCGGCAAGGTGCTCGGCGACGAAGGTTCCGGCGCCGACTCCGGCATCATCGAGGCCATGGAGTGGGCGAAGGCCGAAGGAGCCGACGTCGTCTCCATGAGCCTCGGCTCCAGCATCCCGGACGACGGTGACGACCCGATGGCCCAGGCGGTCGACGCCCTCTCGGCGGACGGCGGGCCGCTCTTCGTGATCGCCGCCGGCAACGCCTACGGCGCGGGCACCATCGGATCGCCCGGCTCCGCCGGCAAGGCGCTCACCATCGCGGCCGTCGACAAGCAGGACAACCGCGCGGACTTCTCCTCGATGGGCCCGCTGGTCAGGTCGTACGGCCTGAAGCCCGACCTGTCGGCTCCCGGAGTCGGCATCAACGCCGCCGCCTCGCAGGCGGTGCCCGGCATCAGCGGCATGTACCAGCGGATGTCCGGTACGTCGATGGCGACCCCGCACGTCGCGGGCGCCGCGGCCGTCCTGAAGCAGCGCCACCCCGACTGGTCCGGTCAGCGCATCAAGGACGCGCTGATGACCTCCTCCGAGCAGCTGCCCGCCTACACGCCGTACGAGCAGGGCACCGGCCGGCTCGACGTCAAGGCGGCGATCGACACGACGATCGAGGCCACCGGCTCCGTCGAGGTGGCGTCCTACGACTGGCCGCACTCCGCCTCCGACCCGGTCGCCGAGCGCACCATCACCTACCGCAACACCGGTGCGCAGGACGTCACCCTGAGCCTGGCCACCGGCACGGACTCCGCGGCCTACACACTGTCCACGTCCACGCTGACCGTCCCGGCGGGCTCCACCGCCCAGGCGGTGCTGTCGCTGGATCCCTCCGAGGTCCCGAACGACACCCAGTTCTCCGGGCAGGTCGTCGCCAAGGACGCGGCCGGCGAGACCGTCGCGCACACCGGCTTCGCCCTGAACAAGGAGCAGGAGCTCTACGACCTCACCCTGAAGCTGCGTGACCGGTCGGGCGGACCGATGGACGGCAACGTCGTCATCGCCCAGCTCGGCGACCCGAACCTGGGTGTCGTGGCGGTCCCCGGCGAGACCACCCTGCGACTGCCTCCCGGCAACTACACCGCCTGGACCTCCGTGGACATCGACGGTGACCGAGCGGACTCCAAGGCCGTGGCCTTCCTCGCGGCCCCCGAGACCATCCTGGACGAGCCCACCACGGTCACCCTGGACGCGTCGAAGGCCCGCAAGGTGACCGTGCGCACCCCCGAGGAGACCGAGACCCGGCAGCTGCGGTACGACATGGCACGCACCGCCCCGGACGGCACCGTCCAGCGCGACGCGTTCCAGATCCCGCTGGCCTACGACCAGTTGTGGGCGAGCCCGACGAAGAAGGTCACCCAGGGCAGCTTCAGCTTCCTCACACGCTGGCGCCAGGGCGAGGAGCTGATCGACCTGACGGCCGACGGCCACGACGTCCCGGTCACGGTGCAGAACGGCTCGGTCGTCGCCGAGGACAGCGAACAGAAGCTCACCGGTGTCTTCGCAGGCGACGGCGCCGCGGCCGACTACAAGGGCCGCAGCGTCAAGGGCAAGGCCGTCGTCGTCACGCGCAGCGACACGGTCCCGCCCGCAGAGCGGCTGGCCAACGCACTCGCGGCGGGCGCGAAGGCGCTCTTCGTCGTCAACGACGGCCGCGGAGTCGCGTTGGAGAGCTACGTGCCGTACGGCGAGCAGACCACCATCCCGGTCGCCTCGGTGCAGAAGATCGCGGGTGAGACGCTGATCAAGGCGGCGCAGCGCGGCAGGAAGCTCTCCGTCGACCAGAAGAAGTTCGCCTCGTACGTCTACGACCTGGTGGACCGTCATGACGGGACCATCCCGGACCGGTCACTGGCCTTCGCCCCGTCGGCCGGCCGGCTCGCGAAGGTCGAGAACACCTTCTACGGCCACAAGGAGACTCCGGGCGCGGGCTACCGCTACGACATCCCGGACTACGGCCCCGGTCTCGGCTTCGAGGAGTACGAGAAGTTCCCGGGCATCCGCACCGAGTGGGTCAGCCCCCTGCCGGGCGACTCGTTCTGGTACGAGAACCACTCGGTCCTGAACGCCGCCACCTCCGACACCGCCGCCGAGATGCGCAGCGGGGAACTGGACTACACGGCGGGCCGCACCTACCCGGCCGAGTGGTTCGCACCGGTCACCCGTCCGCGCCTCGGCACGGGGTACTGGGGTCCCTTCCGGACCGTGAACAACGACATGCAGTTCAACATCACCCCGTGGACGGACTCCGGTGCCGGACACTCCGGTTCGATGCCCGCGGACGAGTACGACACGACCTCGTACGCCCTGTACCAGGGCGGCACACTGCTCGGGAAGGGCGCCGGCCGCGCCGGCTACGCGGGGAACCTGTCCACCGGCAGGCTGCCGTACCGGCTGACCATCGACTCCGTCCGGGACGGCGGCACCTGGAAGACCTCCACCCGCACCCACAGTTCGTGGGAGTTCGAGTCGGGCGCGCTCGACGCGGACGGCCCGTGGCAGGCGGACATCCCGATGCTCCAGCTGGACTTCGACGTCGACACGGACCTCGCCGGTGACGTCGACGCGGGGAAGTGGACCGAGGTCGGCCTGTCCTCCGGTACCCAGGAGTGGCTGGAGGCAGCGGTGAGCGCGAACAAGGCTTCGCTGTCGGTCAGTTACGACGACGGGCAGACCTGGAGCGCGGTGCAGCCGCGCAAGGGTGCGGACGGTTCGTGGACCGCCCGGTTCAGGACGCCCCGGGAGGGTGCCTCGTTCGTCTCGCTCAAGGCGCACGCCGAGGCGGACGGCGGACTCGCCGTCGACCAGGAGATCATCAGGGCCTTCGGCCTGAAGTGA